A genome region from Fusarium musae strain F31 chromosome 5, whole genome shotgun sequence includes the following:
- a CDS encoding hypothetical protein (BUSCO:EOG09261KZ6): MEAASARAAARDRWGDLPSSGRTPSQLQRFIQAACSPENYEPNLALNLEIADLINSKKGTAPREAATAIVNYINHRNPNVALLALGLLDICVKNCGYPFHLQIGTKEFLNELVRRFPERPPLRPTRVQAKILEAIEEWRGTICETSRYKEDLGFIRDMHRLLSYKGYVFPEVRREDAAVLNPSDNLKSAEEMEEEEREAQSAKLQELIRRGTPEDLQEANRLMKIMAGYDTRSKTDYRAKAAEEVAKIQAKARLLEERLDSFKEGDKMEDGDVFSELAAALQSAQPKIQKMCEEESDDHEAVAKLLEINDSIHRTAERYKLMKKGDIEGAAKVAAGGPPPSAAGATASSSSAANELSLIDFDVDASSNGAQSSAATAPSASAAGLENDLLGLDIGGESSSFGQGGGIALGFGANQNIPGPALLSSMTQDNSARGQVSTPTPPPFSQFASFSQPVSQSTTPQPHFQQQPPPPSQPASDPFAILGAGNFNSQRASPAPPQPQPTSTANDDDEWNFSSALPPEPSKPKEHQAVVSNTNVKIEMIARRAPGNENAINIVFAFSNNVTQPIGELHFQLAVTKGYELQLKPQTGRDLAPQQNRGITQEVQIWHAGNRAQKVTSAKLRWRASYKTGEQTVNEMGEVTEFSLA; the protein is encoded by the exons ATGGAAGCCGCTTCTGCACGCGCGGCGGCTCGCGATCGTTGGGGCGATCTGCCATCATCTGGCCGAACCCCCTCCCAGCTCCAGCGCTTCATCCAGGCTGCCTGCAGTCCCGAGAACTACGAACCCAACCTCGCCCTCAATCTCGAGATCGCCGACCTTATAAACTCAAAGAAGGGAACTGCTCCTCGCGAGGCTGCTACTGCAATCGTCAACTACATCAATCATCGCAACCCCAACGTGGCTCTGCTCGCCTTGGGCCTTCTTGACATATGTGTTAAAAACTGCGGATACCCCTTTCATCTACAAATCGGCACAAAGGAGTTCCTCAATGAGCTCGTCAGGAGGTTTCCCGAACGGCCGCCATTGCGCCCTACACGAGTCCAGGCCAAAATCCTCGAGGCGATCGAGGAATGGCGAGGGACGATATGCGAAACGAGCCGATACAAGGAGGATCTAGGATTTATTAGGGACATGCACCGATTATTGAGCTATAAAGGATACGTCTTTCCTGAAGTGCGGAGAGAGGATGCTGCTGTATTGAACCCCAGTGAT AACCTCAAGTCCgctgaagaaatggaagaggaagagcgaGAGGCGCAATCAGCTAAACTTCAGGAACTCATTCGCCGCGGTACCCCCGAGGATCTCCAAGAAGCCAACCGACTtatgaagatcatggctgGCTACGATACACGGTCAAAGACCGACTACCGCgcaaaggctgctgaggaggttgCCAAGATCCAGGCTAAGGCGCGATTACTAGAGGAGCGACTCGATTCCTTCAAGGAGGGCGACAAGATGGAAGACGGTGATGTCTTCAGCGAATTGGCTGCTGCCCTACAGAGCGCCCAGCCTAAGATCCAGAAGATGTGTGAAGAGGAATCTGACGATCACGAGGCTGTCGCCAAGCTGCTTGAGATCAACGACAGCATACACCGAACAGCAGAGCGGTATaagctgatgaagaagggtGATATAGAGGGCGCCGCCAAGGTAGCCGCCGGTGGTCCTCCCCCCTCAGCTGCAGGAGCTACAGCATCGTCTTCAAGCGCAGCGAACGAGCTGTCTCTCATCGACTTCGATGTTGATGCCAGCAGTAATGGCGCTCAATCAAGCGCTGCCACTGCACCTTCTGCGAGCGCCGCAGGCCTTGAAAATGACCTCCTCGGCCTAGATATTGGCGGAGAGTCGAGCAGTTTCGGGCAAGGCGGCGGTATTGCTCTGGGCTTTGGCGCAAACCAAA ATATTCCTGGACCTGCGTTATTATCTTCCATGACTCAGGACAACTCTGCCCGAGGTCAAGTTTCAACTCCAACTCCCCCCCCCTTTTCACAATTCGCCTCCTTCTCACAGCCCGTCTCTCAATCGACGACGCCTCAGCCTCACtttcaacagcagcctcctcCCCCATCGCAGCCCGCCTCTGATCCATTCGCCATTCTGGGTGCTGGCAACTTCAACTCTCAACGCGCATCTCCTGCGCCCCCTCAACCACAACCCACTTCTACAGcaaatgatgatgacgagtgGAACTTCTCCTCTGCTTTACCCCCAGAGCCAAGCAAGCCCAAGGAACACCAGGCTGTTGTGAGCAACACAAATGTGAAGATTGAGATGATAGCCAGACGAGCACCTGGCAATGAGAACGCTATCAACATCGTCTTTGCCTTTTCCAACAACGTGACACAGCCCATCGGCGAACTTCACTTCCAGCTCGCCGTCACGAAG GGCTACGAACTTCAACTCAAGCCTCAGACTGGTCGCGATCTTGCCCCCCAGCAAAATCGTGGCATCACGCAGGAGGTGCAGATCTGGCACGCGGGCAACCGCGCTCAAAAAGTCACAAGCGCCAAGCTGCGGTGGCGTGCCTCATACAAGACCGGCGAACAAACCGTCAACGAGATGGGCGAGGTCACCGAGTTCAGCCTCGCATGA